The nucleotide window GCGCGTCCATTATTTTTACCCTCATTTCCTTTCCTTCTTTCTTAGTAAAAAAATAAGTACCGGGCCATCCTTCAAACGCTCTTATTTTCCGCAGGTTTTCATGAGGATCGAGAGAGAGGTCTATTAAACCGTCTTCCTTTTTTATCTTTTCAGTATATGTTGCTTCGTTGTGTTCCTGTGCTTCAGGTGTTATTTCCCCTGCAACAAACGGCTCAATTACTTCAGCCAATAGGTTGCCACCTTCGGTTGCCAACATTTCCGAGAGCAGACTTGCACGAGGAGGCCAGCTTTCAATCTCTATACTTGCTTGAGCTATAATGGGTCCGTGATCCATTTTTTCATCAACAAGCATTATACTGACACCTGTTTTTTTCTCATCCCTAATTATTGCTGAGATTATAGGGGAAGCTCCACGGAGTTTAGGGAGAAGTGATGGGTGAACATTGAGTGTGCCGTATTTTGGAATATCAAGTATTTCTTTTGGAAGAATGGTTCCATATGAAGTCACAATAAATAAATCCCAGTCGGTATTTTTTAAATCTTCTAGAAAATCTTCATCGCGAAGATCATCTGGTTGGAGTACATCAACTTCATTATCATGTGCCCACACCTTAACTTCAGATGGGGTCACGACCAACTTTCTCCCTTTTGGTTTGTCAGGAGCTGTTATTATAAGGGCAATCTCGATTCCGCTCTTTTTGAGTCTATCAAGGACAACAGCGGCAAAATGAGGAGTGCCGAAAAATATAATTTTAAGATTTTTTTTCATGCGTAACAGGTATATCCCAAGTATCAGATGTTTTATCTATAAAAAGTATTCCATCTAAGTGGTCAATTTCGTGCTGGAAAATTTGTGCAATAAGTCCACTACCTCCATGTTCTATTTTCTTTCCGTTTTCATCATAAGCACACAGAGTAACTTTTTCAGCTCGTTTGACTTTACCGTACACTCCTCGTACAGACAAGCATCCTTCGTCGATTATATTTTTTTTATTTGAACGTTTTACAATAATTGGATTTATAAATATCAAATTTTTTTCAGGATTCTCTTTGGTTACCCTCTCTTCTTTCAACGCTTTCCCCGATATAATAAATAAGCGAATGGATTTTGAAACCTGTGGTGCGGCAAGAGCGATACCATCCTCTTGTCGAGCAAGAACCTCACTCATTTCCCTTATGAGTTTTTGAATTTTTTTGGAGGATATCTCATTTTGTGGCACCTCTTTAGCCACTTTTCTCAATATCAAACTTCCTTTTTGGACTATTGTGACCATATACAGATTATATCGCCCTTATTACAAAAATAAAAACCCGCCGGAAATGCGCCGGCGGGCGAGTCGGGGAGAGAAAGAGGACATGTTTCCTTTACTTGGTGGGCAAAAGGGCAGTGCTCATCTCCTCACTCTTCGGACGATCAGTCCGATACACAGAATTCTACCATAGTAGTTCGCCGTGTCAACCATTTAAAATAGATTTTCCGGATCAATGGTAACAGCAATACTGGGAGGCAGTGAACGAAGCCCTGTCACCAATTTCTCACTAGGCCATACTTTCTTTTTTATGCGAATAAGGCCGTACATTGTATGCTGACCTCTATTTTTTACAGGAGACGTGTATATATGAATGTTGTATTCCGTAAACATTTCTTCTATTTTTTTAAATTCTTTCTTGAGACGTGGCAATGCTCCACTTATGGCTATTTTTACAAGTACGTGAGTTGGGGGATATTTTAATTTTTCACGCAATGAAATTTCCTGTTTATAAAAATCAAGAATATTTCCTACAGCGGCATATTTTAGCACTGTGTTTTCCGGTCGGCGAGTTTGTATCAAAAACATCTTTATTGCAAGATCTCTCATCCTGAGAAGGAGTGAAAATAATTTTTCTGATATTCTCCACTGTGGCACAGACAAAAGGGAATCAGATGAAGCCACAACTACATACTCAATCGGCTCATTAAGATATGGCAGTACCATCTCTGTTCCAAGAAGAATACTTCCCGGTGTGTCATAAAAAAGTTGCACAGCACTTTTTGTCTGT belongs to Patescibacteria group bacterium and includes:
- a CDS encoding methionyl-tRNA formyltransferase encodes the protein MKKNLKIIFFGTPHFAAVVLDRLKKSGIEIALIITAPDKPKGRKLVVTPSEVKVWAHDNEVDVLQPDDLRDEDFLEDLKNTDWDLFIVTSYGTILPKEILDIPKYGTLNVHPSLLPKLRGASPIISAIIRDEKKTGVSIMLVDEKMDHGPIIAQASIEIESWPPRASLLSEMLATEGGNLLAEVIEPFVAGEITPEAQEHNEATYTEKIKKEDGLIDLSLDPHENLRKIRAFEGWPGTYFFTKKEGKEMRVKIMDARLKDAKLEITRVIPEGKREMDYEDFLRG
- the def gene encoding peptide deformylase; translated protein: MVTIVQKGSLILRKVAKEVPQNEISSKKIQKLIREMSEVLARQEDGIALAAPQVSKSIRLFIISGKALKEERVTKENPEKNLIFINPIIVKRSNKKNIIDEGCLSVRGVYGKVKRAEKVTLCAYDENGKKIEHGGSGLIAQIFQHEIDHLDGILFIDKTSDTWDIPVTHEKKS